In a single window of the Ignavibacteria bacterium genome:
- a CDS encoding arginine decarboxylase, pyruvoyl-dependent: MFKPTKIFFTKGVGRHKDYLQSFELALRMAGIEKCNLVSVSSIFPAGCKRLSKEEGVKLLEPGQITFCVMARNSTNEANRLIASSIGVALPSDGNQYGYISEHHPFGESEKISGEYAEDIAAQMLATTLGIEFDPEQAWDEREQVYKASGQIYKTFNVTQSAEGDKAGIWTTVIAAAVMLP, from the coding sequence TTGTTCAAACCTACTAAAATCTTTTTCACCAAGGGTGTTGGAAGGCATAAAGATTATTTACAGTCATTCGAGCTGGCTCTTCGTATGGCAGGCATAGAAAAATGCAACCTGGTTTCGGTATCAAGTATTTTCCCGGCAGGCTGCAAAAGGCTATCAAAAGAAGAAGGCGTTAAGCTTCTCGAGCCAGGGCAGATAACATTCTGCGTTATGGCAAGAAATTCCACAAATGAAGCCAACCGTCTTATTGCATCATCAATAGGGGTAGCATTACCCAGTGACGGCAATCAGTACGGGTATATTTCAGAGCATCACCCGTTCGGCGAATCTGAAAAAATATCCGGTGAGTATGCCGAAGATATTGCCGCGCAGATGCTTGCTACAACTCTTGGTATTGAGTTTGACCCTGAACAGGCATGGGATGAAAGGGAGCAGGTTTATAAAGCCAGCGGGCAGATATATAAAACCTTCAATGTTACACAATCAGCCGAAGGCGATAAAGCAGGTATTTGGACAACTGTTATAGCTGCTGCAGTAATGCTTCCGTAA
- a CDS encoding thiamine diphosphokinase has translation MPKVKLQTDNIKECLIVSHGKLVKSDLNYILKFIKPRKALFIIACDGASEFLKASSITPDVIIGDLDSIKPAVLKYFSRKNVVIKKVYDQNKNDLEKAIIYALSKKFKHINIIGFGGKRLDHTLNNLSILKKFYLKADIRIFDNGFEGKIINRIVEIDCRIGDTVSLIPLPEAAGITTSGLKYPLKNGSLEIGIREGALNEAVAEKVSVEIKSGVLLVLNKST, from the coding sequence ATGCCAAAAGTGAAGCTTCAAACGGATAATATTAAGGAATGTTTGATAGTATCACATGGCAAATTAGTAAAGAGTGACTTAAACTATATATTAAAATTTATTAAGCCCCGTAAGGCATTATTTATAATTGCCTGTGACGGGGCTTCTGAATTTCTGAAAGCCAGCAGTATCACCCCCGATGTAATTATAGGCGATCTTGATTCCATAAAACCCGCAGTCCTGAAATATTTTTCAAGGAAAAATGTCGTAATAAAAAAAGTATATGACCAGAATAAGAACGACCTTGAAAAAGCTATCATTTATGCCCTATCGAAAAAATTCAAGCATATAAATATTATCGGTTTTGGCGGCAAAAGGCTGGACCATACTCTGAACAATCTGAGTATACTTAAAAAATTTTACCTTAAGGCTGATATTAGAATATTTGATAATGGTTTCGAAGGTAAAATAATTAACAGGATTGTTGAAATTGATTGCCGTATTGGTGATACAGTATCACTGATCCCATTACCTGAAGCTGCAGGCATTACTACCAGCGGATTAAAATACCCATTAAAAAACGGCTCGCTTGAAATTGGAATTCGTGAAGGAGCGTTAAATGAAGCTGTTGCTGAAAAGGTTTCGGTAGAGATTAAATCAGGTGTATTGCTTGTATTAAATAAATCTACTTAA
- a CDS encoding GIY-YIG nuclease family protein → MTNKYNSVLYTGFTINLYQRVLDHKNKTVKSFTSRYNVNKLVYYELFANGDDAIARERQLKAGSRKKKIDLINKINPNWDDFFDTLSF, encoded by the coding sequence ATGACAAATAAGTATAACAGTGTATTGTACACAGGATTTACAATAAACTTATACCAAAGAGTTTTGGATCATAAAAATAAAACAGTAAAATCATTTACATCCAGGTACAATGTAAATAAATTAGTGTATTATGAGTTATTTGCAAATGGCGATGATGCCATAGCAAGGGAAAGACAACTTAAAGCGGGTTCTAGAAAGAAGAAAATTGACTTAATAAACAAAATTAATCCCAATTGGGATGATTTTTTTGATACATTAAGTTTTTAA